The Daucus carota subsp. sativus chromosome 2, DH1 v3.0, whole genome shotgun sequence genome includes a window with the following:
- the LOC108209370 gene encoding uncharacterized protein LOC108209370 isoform X2, with product MRVLHNAMVKPVELGSGIGLKFTIWHYDLVQMWVWERFVELRPKPNVIERGDPRSERWNGVAKFEVSRFVKLLEAFRHLKLMSSHRLQSSGSCSSEYSSWLLRWCKISKVQWWSQTIWLVCS from the exons ATGAGGGTGTTACATAATGCAATGGTTAAGCCTGTCGAATTAGGGTCTGGAATTGGTCTGAAGTTCACTATATGGCACTACGATTTAGTGCAGATGTGGGTTTGGGAGAGGTTTGTGGAATTGAGGCCAAAGCCAAATGTCATAGAACGGGGAGACCCTAGATCAGAACGGTGGAATGGAGTCGCAAAGTTTGAAGTTTCACGATTTGTGaagcttcttgaagcttttcgaCATCTAAAGCTG ATGAGTTCCCACAGGCTACAGTCAAGTGGATCATGCTCCTCAGAGTATTCTTCTTGGCTGTTGAGATGGTGTAAAATCTCAAAG GTGCAATGGTGGAGTCAAACTATTTGGCTCGTTTGTAGCTGA